A genomic window from Triticum urartu cultivar G1812 chromosome 7, Tu2.1, whole genome shotgun sequence includes:
- the LOC125524244 gene encoding uncharacterized protein LOC125524244, whose protein sequence is MVFSAQGPQTSNHGKERHGKTIDEEGSRVSCNYCGEVVCSYNRLEQHVAGIKGNVRPCNLVPDSVRTSLRSSLVDCKKDQMLGKTKRLKQKHDEVPHTNPALPSPQVQQPQLQPIVSNNNCCFVHYQPDLTQAKDITYSSCQPKPKVETSDYFDSQSAKSIGKFFSEAAPEPGVLHLSSLKEMVVFSHGPGAVMPTYEAVLQEQLRETENRTKELKQEWQTSGCTVIVHSWKSKCTKSFVSVLVHCSKGTLFLRSIDVSEITEDFDELESMLSRVVEDVGAHNIVQIVMNDVSPHMQMARQYVLDKYDSFFFTLCADHCINLLLEKIAALEHVSEVLMKAREITWFLYDHALPMKLKGRYVQEEILSSSYLKFVAMFITLERLVSARVDLVQMLNSPVWVSSGWACLDLFKRIQSIVKTDDEFWNAAAEVVKVTDPLVSVLYKLEYDICPMGILYEAMDRAKEEISLNIGDESDFYWCMIDRIWDDYLHTPLHAAGQMLNPRIFYTAGFQPDTEISSGIAACIIQLGKAHYNARKASAQLKVYEKKLGYFDTDPAMQQIMELPQVEWWLTHGARVPDLQTLARRVLSQTCFGATRYNIDWSLSEKLHAEWDEMMLPEQERFRQKEYVHYNRVLARAAPLLHGSSVKQHDRVTLVLHDWIRPQKPAAGSPLTE, encoded by the exons ATG GTTTTTTCCGCACAAGGTCCTCAGACAAGTAATCATGGAAAAGAAAGGCATGGCAAAACCATTGATGAAGAAGGCAGCAGAGTCAGCTGCAATTACTGCGGTGAGGTGGTTTGTAGTTACAACCGTCTAGAGCAACATGTAGCAGGCATCAAGGGCAATGTTCGTCCATGCAACCTAGTACCGGACAGTGTCAGGACAAGCTTAAGGAGTTCACTTGTGGATTGCAAGAAAGATCAGATGCTCGGAAAAACGAAGAGACTGAAGCAAAAACATGATGAGGTTCCTCACACAAACCCAGCCCTTCCATCTCCTCAAGTCCAGCAACCACAGCTACAACCAATTGTGTCCAATAACAACTGCTGCTTTGTTCATTATCAACCGGATCTGACGCAGGCCAAGGATATCACGTATAGTTCTTGTCAACCGAAACCCAAGGTTGAGACAAGTGATTATTTCGATTCTCAGTCAGCAAAGTCAATAGGCAAGTTCTTCTCCGAAGCTGCACCTGAGCCTGGTGTTCTCCATTTATCATCTTTGAAGGAGATGGTTGTGTTTTCCCATGGGCCCGGGGCTGTAATGCCTACGTACGAAGCTGTTCTGCAGGAGCAACTAAGAGAAACTGAGAACCGCACAAAGGAACTCAAGCAAGAGTGGCAAACAAGTGGCTGCACTGTAATTGTGCATAGTTGGAAGAGCAAGTGTACCAAAAGCTTCGTAAGTGTCCTGGTGCACTGCAGCAAAGGTACGCTGTTCCTCAGATCCATTGACGTCTCTGAAATCACTGAGGACTTTGATGAGCTAGAATCAATGCTTTCTCGCGTGGTTGAAGATGTTGGTGCTCATAACATTGTTCAGATTGTCATGAATGACGTGTCACCCCATATGCAGATGGCACGGCAGTATGTGCTAGATAAATATGATAGTTTTTTCTTCACACTATGTGCTGACCATTGCATCAACCTTCTGCTTGAGAAAATAGCAGCGCTCGAGCATGTGAGTGAAGTCCTAATGAAGGCAAGGGAAATTACATGGTTTTTATATGACCATGCACTGCCAATGAAACTGAAAGGAAGGTATGTTCAGGAGGAGATTTTGAGCAGTTCTTATTTAAAATTTGTGGCAATGTTCATCACATTAGAGAGGTTAGTTTCTGCAAGAGTAGATCTGGTGCAGATGTTAAACTCGCCTGTATGGGTTTCCTCTGGTTGGGCTTGTCTTGACTTGTTCAAGCGTATCCAGAGCATAGTAAAGACAGATGATGAATTTTGGAATGCTGCTGCAGAAGTCGTCAAGGTTACAGACCCACTTGTCAGTGTGTTGTATAAACTGGAATATGATATCTGTCCGATGGGTATCTTGTATGAAGCCATGGATAGAGCAAAAGAAGAGATATCTCTCAATATCGGAGATGAAAGTGACTTTTATTGGTGTATGATTGATAGGATATGGGATGATTACTTGCATACTCCTCTCCATGCTGCTGGTCAGATGCTAAACCCAAGGATCTTTTACACAGCTGGATTCCAGCCTGATACTGAGATCAGCAGTGGCATCGCGGCCTGTATAATCCAACTGGGCAAGGCTCATTACAATGCCAGAAAAGCGTCTGCACAATTGAAAGTGTATGAGAAGAAGTTGGGCTATTTCGACACAGATCCAGCAATGCAGCAAATCATGGAATTACCACAAG TTGAATGGTGGTTGACGCACGGGGCTCGCGTGCCCGACCTGCAGACCCTGGCGAGGCGTGTCCTGAGCCAGACGTGCTTCGGCGCCACCAGGTACAACATCGACTGGAGCCTGTCGGAGAAGCTGCACGCCGAGTGGGACGAGATGATGCTGCCCGAGCAGGAGAGGTTCCGGCAGAAGGAGTACGTCCACTACAACCGCGtcctcgcccgcgccgccccgctcctgCATGGCTCCTCCGTGAAGCAGCACGACAGGGTCACCTTGGTGCTGCACGACTGGATCAGGCCACAGAAACCGGCCGCTGGGTCGCCACTGACTGAGTGA